In Choloepus didactylus isolate mChoDid1 chromosome X, mChoDid1.pri, whole genome shotgun sequence, a genomic segment contains:
- the LOC119522550 gene encoding collagen alpha-1(I) chain-like, protein MGGTSQGPLDPDAIMSSGSAASLISLESQYSHRCRRWVRARRQAGARSSGAPSSALPTQTARTPGAAAPAPSPPPNKGVGPGGARVSVGWGEGAAGGRGKERAAQPAARGDQSLGAAAASAASAGSRPEPARWGALAAKRNRGEGAPYARARRAQGRAASGLPTPPSVRRPMPAPRPAVRAAGAQGVRRGQAGHMALAGGGGPPAPSPGSREGPRKHGPLPHRLHLPISPERLEATWRRPPPPPASASLSPSLSPASWETKGLFIKRIVGGGDGGDGREGDSIRTRREGGEKELRSLQERRAAAVAGKPRRGARSTLSGPWAPSGSPRQPGWAAPLRCRPPARRSPKHDRAGRGPGPAGAAQFPRGSPLGDLGPLPGQLFRNRRGDGAQGADFCCRTAMPSHSNSECRLSPTQLQERGEERSPPPEARLRHRQLSGGLVHAASGWSLAQPTGGKKYLAALRGASLPRSPAPGSAALPRPGSRERGARRGGAATAGGSPVPGCLEQRFCSGLPSRGGVDREGGAGQRVPRVHLTLPLRAASGGKGLLRPAGRPGLRDDGTKRESPVARRSPGSPRVSRPSAFPTGEQAETAVPGDASCAQPCPVGSRRQVGRVLVANFGVPGSQHPRAPAPRRFRAWRVGTASAARSPSSRPSAPALSLTALRSSAGAGDSARGAGGHRRRQPSPGRPPSARAGRSSLLASGRCPRARQPLQRAAKFMPAALQRPLNLLAPFPPPGSAPRTRKVEFRGFKLLMIGISHCCVTRGGGDTHAAHSHTLTLTATSGAGLKGEATLSRPRPRRPEPSTPHSRRGPGGLTAAPKGPRFAPQRRGGLGPRRQVVRADGELTGRNDSRVTGRPRPEQSGGRSRPRALWNPHAAGRLPAARPSHPRAPRAPHRQKARCEGQGPPGSETQEETARGGETGRHRQEEGEGRPERARDRERHPDSDPDRD, encoded by the exons GTGCAGGCGCTGGGTCCGCGCCAGGCGGCAGGCCGGCGCGCGTTCCAGCGGGGCACCCTCGTCCGCGCTGCCCACCCAGACTGCACGCACTCCGGGAGCAGCCGCCCCCGCTCCCTCCCCGCCTCCAAACAAAGGGGTCGGCCCAGGGGGAGCCCGCGTGAGTgtgggttggggggagggggcggcgggAGGGCGCGGAAAGGAGCGAGCGGCGCAGCCCGCCGCGCGGGGTGACCAAAGCCTCGGAGCCGCCGCCGCCTCGGCCGCCTCGGCCGGCAGCCGCCCAGAGCCCGCGCGGTGGGGGGCGCTGGCAGCAAAACGAAACCGAGGAGAGGGCGCCCCCTATGCCCGCGCCCGCCGAGCGCAGGGGCGAGCCGCGTCTGGTCTGCCCACCCCGCCGAGTGTGCGCCGCCCCATGCCTGCTCCGCGCCCGGCAGTCCGGGCCGCCGGGGCCCAGGGTGTCCGCCGAGGGCAGGCTGGACACATGGCGCTCGCCGGGGGCGGGGGTCCCCCCGCGCCTTCCCCGGGCTCCCGTGAGGGTCCTCGGAAACACGGCCCCCTCCCCCACCGCCTCCACTTGCCCATCAGTCCCGAGCGGCTCGAAGCCACTTGGAGGCGGCCGCCCCCGCCCCCTGCTTCTGcgtccctttctccttccctctctccagcCTCCTGGGAAACAAAGGGGCTTTTTATAAAGCGGATTGTTGGCGGCGGCGACGGCggggatgggagggagggggacTCTATAAGGAccagaagggaaggaggggaaaaagAGCTGCGCAGCCTCCAGGAGCGCCGAGCGGCGGCTGTGGCCGGGAAGCCCCGGCGGGGTGCGCGATCGACCCTGTCTGGCCCGTGGGCACCCAGCGGCAGCCCGCGCCAGCCCGGGTGGGCCGCGCCACTACGATGCCGCCCGCCGGCTCGCCGCAGCCCCAAGCACGATCGCGCGGGCCGGGGACCGGGGCCGGCGGGGGCGGCGCAATTCCCGCGGGGGTCTCCCCTGGGGGACCTGGGCCCGCTCCCCGGCCAACTCTTTCGAAATC GCCGTGGGGACGGCGCCCAGGGGGCTGACTTCTGCTGTCGCACGGCCATGCCAAGCCACTCCA ACTCCGAGTGCCGGCTTAGCCCCACCCAGCTACAGGAGCGCGGTGAGGAGCGAAGCCCCCCGCCCGAGGCGCGTCT ACGGCATCGCCAGCTTTCCGGCGGCTTGGTCCACGCCGCATCGGGATGGAGCTTGGCCCAGCCAACTGGCGGCAAAAAGTATTTGGCGGCGCTCCGGGGGGCTTCCCTCCCGCGCTCGCCAGCGCCGGGCTCTGCCGCGCTGCCCAGGCCCGGGAGCCGCGAGCGTGGAGCCCGGCGTGGGGGCGCCGCGACCGCGGGCGGGAGCCCAGTCCCCGGCTGCCTCGAACAGCGATTCTGCTCGGGACTGCCCTCGCGAGGAGGAGTTGACAGGGAAGGGGGCGCGGGGCAGCGGGTTCCGCGCGTACACCTCACGCTCCCGCTGCGCGCGGCAAGTGGCGGCAAGGGGCTCCTCCGCCCAGCGGGCCGGCCCGGCCTCAGGGACGACGGGACCAAACGTGAGTCCCCGGTAGCTCGGCGCAGCCCGGGGAGCCCGCGTGTCTCCCGCCCCTCTGCCTTCCCTACTGG GGAGCAGGCGGAGACCGCGGTCCCCGGCGATGCGAGCTGCGCTCAGCCGTGCCCGGTGGGTTCAAGGCGCCAGGTGGGCCGCGTGCTCGTAGCAAACTTTGGGGTCCCTGGCTCGCAGCATCCCCGGGCCCCGGCTCCTCGGCGATTCAGAGCGTGGCGGGTGGGGACCGCAAGTGCTGCCCGGAGCCCCAGCAGTCGGCCCTCCGCGCCCGCCCTCAGCCTTACCGCGCTGCGGAGCTCCGCGGGCGCCGGGGACAGTGCCCGAGGGGCGGGCGGCCACCGGCGCAGGCAGCCTAGCCCTGGGCGCCCGCCGTCCGCCCGGGCGGGTCGCAGCTCACTCCTGGCCAGCGGTCGGTGCCCCCGCGCCCGCCAGCCGCTTCAGCGGGCGGCCAAGTTCATGCCGGCGGCGCTGCAGCGGCCGCTCAATCTGCTCGCTCCATTCCCACCGCCCGGCTCCGCGCCGCGCACCCGGAAGGTGGAGTTTCGGGGGTTTAAGTTACTGATGATAGGCATTTCTCATTGCTGTGTCACTCGGGGAGGAGGAGACACGCACGCCGCACACTCACACACCCTCACACTCACGGCGACGAGCGGCGCCGGCCTTAAAGGGGAAGCCACGCTGTCCCGCCCACGACCCCGCCGGCCCGAGCCCTCCACGCCGCATTCCAGGCGGGGACCCGGCGGGCTGACGGCCGCGCCCAAGGGGCCACGTTTT GCGCCGCAGCGAAGGGGCGGCCTGGGCCCTCGGCGGCAGGTGGTCCGCGCAGACGGAGAGCTGACGGGGAGAAACGACAGCCGGGTCACCGGGCGCCCCCGGCCCGAGCAGTCCGGGGGCCGCAGCAGGCCCCGAGCGCTCTGGAACCCGCACGCGGCAGGGAGACTACCCGCGGCCCGGCCGAGCCACCCGAGAGCCCCGCGCGCCCCGCACAGACAGAAAGCCCGCTGCGAGGGCCAGGGCCCCCCGGGGTCCGAGACCCAGGAGGAGACCGCGAGAGGCGGAGAGACCGGGAGACACCgacaggaagagggagaggggcGCCCAGAGAGGGCCAGGGACCGCGAGAGACACCCAGACTCAGACCCGGACAGAGACTGA